The Danio rerio strain Tuebingen ecotype United States chromosome 10, GRCz12tu, whole genome shotgun sequence genome contains a region encoding:
- the taar19q gene encoding trace amine-associated receptor 13c-like: MKGQKGEQNKLLTGVDSLMAYETEDQETQYCFPDINSSCVKGKRSIQEYIIMYVFFSLLSVWTVFLNLLVIISISHFKKLHTPTNMIILSLAVADLLIGLIVMPIKAIRQVETCWYFGDTFCGLNSILIGAIFSATLSNLVLIAVDRYVAVCHPLLYPQKITMAKMLMFICLCWIYYSAYNTAVVMNNRYFDTSNRTDMCYGDCSVIMSFGWILTDLFMSFILPCLIMISLYLRIFYVVHQQVKVINSLMKGGKCVTEGSVKRKSESKAALTLGIIVLVYLLCYIPYYICALSVNSSTTITVLEWTVYTNSGLNPLVYALFYHWFKKTAKLILTLKIFHPESSLINVFTENEL, translated from the coding sequence ATGAAAGGACAGAAAggagagcagaacaaactccTAACAGGAGTAGACTCACTCATGGCCTATGAGACAGAGGATCAGGAGACTCAATACTGCTTTCCTGACATCAACTCATCGTGTGTCAAAGGAAAACGCTCCATTCAGGAATATATCATCATGTATGTGTTCTTTTCACTGCTGTCAGTATGGACTGTGTTTCTGAACCTGCTggtgatcatctccatctctcacttcaaGAAGCTTCACACTCCAACCAACATGATTATTCTCTCTCTGGCTGTGGCTGATCTGCTTATTGGCCTTATTGTGATGCCTATAAAGGCCATCAGACAGGTTGAGACATGTTGGTACTTTGGAGACACTTTCTGTGGACTCAATTCAATATTAATTGGGGCAATTTTCTCAGCAACTCttagtaatttagttttaattgctGTTGATCGTTATGTTGCTGTGTGTCACCCTTTACTGTACCCACAGAAAATAACCATGGccaaaatgttaatgtttatctGTCTGTGCTGGATTTACTACTCAGCTTATAACACTGCTGTTGTAATGAATAATAGATATTTTGACACTTCAAACAGAACAGACATGTGTTATGGAGACTGTTCAGTCATAATGAGTTTTGGTTGGATACTCACTGATTTGTTCATGTCTTTTATTCTTCCCTGTCTCATAATGATCAGTTTATATCTGAGGATTTTCTATGTCGTTCATCAGCAAGTGAAGGTTATAAACTCTCTGATGAAGGGTGGTAAATGTGTAACGGAGGGTTCAGTCAAGAGGAAATCTGAgagtaaagctgctttgacttTAGGAATTATTGTGTTAGTTTATCTGCTTTGCTATATCCCATACTACATCTGTGCTTTATCTGTTAACTCCTCCACAACTATAACTGTTTTGGAATGGACTGTTTACACTAACTCAGGTCTGAATCCTCtggtttatgctttattttatcaCTGGTTTAAAAAGACAGCTAAACTCATATTAACTTTGAAGATATTTCACCCGGAGTCCTCTCTGATCAATGTTTTTACAGAAAATGAACTGTAA
- the taar19j gene encoding trace amine-associated receptor 13c-like: MAYETEDQETQYCFPNNNSSCIKEQRSTHEYNIMYVFFLLLSAWTVFLNLLVIISISHFKKLHTPTNMIILSLAVADLFVGLIVIPIEAIKQIEKCWYFGDTFCGLNVILTAVLLSASLSNLVLIAVERYVAVCHPLLYPQKITITNILLSICLSWVYYSAYNTVLVVNNGYFGTLHRNKVCYGECLVIISFSWMLTDLFMSFIFTCIIMITLYLRIFYVVHQQVKVINSLMKGGKCVTEGSVKRKSESKAALTLGIIVLVYLLCYIPYCICSVTVNSSTTINVLMWILYANSGLNPLVYAIFYPWFKKTVKHILTLKIFEPASSLINVFIEDEL; this comes from the coding sequence ATGGCCTACGAGACAGAGGATCAGGAGACTCAATACTGCTTTCCTAACAATAACTCTTCATGCATCAAGGAACAACGCTCCACTCATGAATACAACATCATGTATGTGTTCTTTTTATTGCTGTCAGCATGGACTGTGTTTCTGAACCTGCTggtgatcatctccatctctcacttcaaGAAGCTTCACACTCCAACCAACATGATTATTCTCTCTCTGGCTGTCGCTGATCTGTTTGTTGGACTTATTGTGATACCTATAGAGGCCATCAAACAGATTGAGAAGTGTTGGTACTTTGGAGACACTTTCTGTGGACTCAATGTAATACTCACTGCTGTGCTTCTCTCAGCATCTCTTAGTAATTTGGTTTTAATTGCTGTTGAACGTTATGTTGCTGTGTGTCACCCTTTACTGTACCCACAGAAAATAACTATCACTAACATATTATTGAGTATCTGTCTGAGCTGGGTTTACTACTCCGCTTATAACACTGTCCTTGTAGTTAATAATGGATATTTTGGCACTTTACACAGAAACAAAGTGTGTTATGGAGAATGTTTAGTCATTATTAGTTTTAGTTGGATGCTCACTGATCTGTTCATGTCTTTTATTTTTACCTGTATCATAATGATCACTTTATATTTGAGGATTTTCTATGTTGTTCATCAGCAAGTGAAGGTTATAAACTCTCTGATGAAGGGTGGTAAATGTGTAACGGAGGGTTCAGTGAAGAGGAAATCTGAGAGTAAAGCTGCTCTGACATTAGGGATAATTGTGTTAGTTTATCTGCTTTGCTATATCCCATATTGCATCTGTTCTGTAACTGTAAACTCTTCCACAACCATAAATGTTTTAATGTGGATTTTGTATGCTAATTCAGGTCTGAATCCTCTGGTTTATGCTATATTTTACCCCTGGTTTAAAAAGACTGTTAAACACATCTTAACTCTGAAAATATTTGAGCCGGCATCCTCTCTGATCAATGTTTTTATTGAAGATGAATTGTAA
- the LOC141376458 gene encoding trace amine-associated receptor 13c-like, with protein MDYETEDQETQYCFPDINSSCVKEQRSIHEYNIMYVFFSLLSAWTVFLNLLVIISISHFKKLHTPTNMIILSLSLNDLLVGLIVMPIQAIRLIETCWYFGHTFCGISLILIGVIISASLSNLVLIAVDRYVAVCHPLLYPQKITISNMLMSICLSWVYYSVYNTALIIYNGYFETSERTDVCYGDCLVMISFSWIVTDLFISFFSPCVIMITLYVRIFYVVHQQVKVINSLINGGRCVMESSVKRKSESKAALTLGIIVSVYLLSWIPYCICSVTVNSSTAITVLSWTVYANSGLNPLVYAIFYPWFKKTVKNILTLKIFEPASSLVNIFMEHDL; from the coding sequence ATGGACTACGAGACAGAGGATCAGGAGACTCAATACTGCTTTCCTGACATCAACTCATCATGTGTTAAGGAACAACGCTCCATTCATGAATATAATatcatgtatgtgtttttttcattgctgtcagcatggactgtgtttctgaacctgctggtgatcatctccatctctcacttcaaGAAGCTTCACACTCCAACCAACATGATTATTCTCTCTCTGTCTTTAAATGATCTGCTTGTTGGGCTTATCGTGATGCCTATACAGGCCATCAGACTGATTGAGACGTGTTGGTATTTTGGACACACTTTCTGTGGAATCAGTTTAATATTAATTGGTGTGATTATATCTGCATCTCTTAGTAATTTGGTTTTAATTGCTGTTGATCGTTATGTGGCTGTGTGTCACCCTTTACTGTACCCACAGAAAATAACCATCTCTAACATGTTGATGAGTATCTGTCTGAGCTGGGTTTACTATTCAGTTTATAACACTGCCCTCATAATTTATAATGGATATTTTGAAACCTCAGAAAGAACAGACGTGTGTTATGGAGACTGTTTAGTTATGATAAGCTTTAGTTGGATAGTCACTGATCTGTTCATATCCTTTTTTTCCCCCTGTGTCATTATGATCACTTTATATGTGAGAATTTTCTATGTCGTTCATCAGCAAGTGAAGGTTATAAACTCTCTGATAAATGGTGGTAGATGTGTAATGGAGAGTTCAGTAAAGAGGAAATCTGAGAGTAAAGCTGCTCTGACTTTAGGGATCATTGTGTCAGTTTATCTGCTGTCCTGGATTCCTTACTGTATCTGTTCTGTAACTGTAAATTCTTCCACAGCTATAACTGTTTTATCATGGACTGTGTATGCTAACTCAGGTCTGAATCCTCTGGTTTATGCTATATTTTACCCCTGGTTCAAAAAGACAGTTAAAAACATCCTGACTTTGAAAATATTTGAGCCGGCATCCTCTCTGGTCAATATTTTTATGGAACATGATCTGTAA
- the taar19a gene encoding trace amine-associated receptor 13c-like, translating to MAYETEDQETQYCFPDINSSCVKGRHSSHGYIIIYLFVSLLSVWTVFLNLLVIISISHFKKLHTPTNMIILSLAVNDLIIGLFVIPIQAIKLIETCWYFGDTFCGLYLFLIFELLSASLSNLVLIAVDRYVAVCHPLLYPQKITITKTLMSICLSWVCYSAYNTALIINNRYSETSHRTDECYGRCFIVMSFSWLVADLVMSFIFPCLIMITLYLMIFYVVHQQVKVMNSLMKGGKCVTEGSVKRKSESKAALTLGIIVTIYLLCYIPYYICSLVVNSSTAIHVMSWTVYVNSGMNPLVYALFYPWFKKTAKIIFTLKIFQPASSLINIFTELDM from the coding sequence ATGGCCTACGAGACAGAGGATCAGGAGACTCAATACTGCTTTCCTGACATCAACTCATCATGTGTCAAAGGGAGACACTCCAGTCATGGATATATCatcatatatttgtttgtgtCATTGCTGTCAGTATGGACTGTGTTTCTGAATCTGCTggtgatcatctccatctctcacttcaaGAAGCTTCACACTCCAACCAACATGATTATTCTCTCTCTGGCTGTAAATGATCTGATAATTGGACTGTTTGTGATACCCATACAGGCCATCAAGCTGATTGAGACGTGTTGGTACTTTGGAGACACTTTTTGtggactttatttatttttaatttttgagcTTCTCTCTGCATCTCTTAGTAATTTGGTTTTAATTGCTGTTGATCGTTATGTGGCTGTGTGTCACCCTTTACTGTACCCACAAAAAATAACCATCACTAAGACATTAATGAGTATCTGTCTGAGCTGGGTTTGCTACTCAGCTTATAACACTgcccttataattaataatagatattctgaaacttcacacagaacAGATGAGTGTTATGGACGGTGTTTCATCGTGATGAGTTTTAGCTGGCTCGTCGCTGATCTGGTTATGTCTTTTATTTTTCCCTGTCTCATAATGATAACTTTATATCTGATGATTTTCTATGTCGTTCATCAGCAAGTGAAGGTTATGAACTCTCTGATGAAGGGTGGTAAATGTGTAACGGAGGGTTCAGTGAAGAGGAAATCTGAGAGTAAAGCTGCTCTGACTTTAGGAATCATTGTGACCATTTATTTGCTTTGCTatatcccatactatatctgttcTCTAGTCGTAAACTCTTCCACAGCTATTCATGTTATGTCATGGACTGTGTATGTTAACTCAGGGATGAATCCTCtggtttatgctttattttacccCTGGTTTAAAAAGACAGCTAAAATCATATttactctgaaaatatttcagccGGCATCCTCTCTGATCAATATTTTTACAGAACTTGACATGTAA